The Halorhabdus sp. BNX81 genome includes a region encoding these proteins:
- a CDS encoding amphi-Trp domain-containing protein: protein MPEEVLFETEQSMSRADIATYLRTVADNLEGGDAITLEAGDQSVTLEPPAQPTFEVKAEREGPVDGSGELSIELELEWDENADGGTEGDGELRIE from the coding sequence ATGCCCGAAGAAGTCCTCTTCGAAACCGAGCAGTCAATGTCCCGCGCAGACATCGCCACGTACCTCCGCACCGTGGCCGACAACCTCGAGGGCGGCGACGCGATCACGCTGGAAGCCGGCGACCAGTCGGTGACGCTCGAACCACCCGCCCAGCCGACCTTCGAGGTCAAAGCCGAACGCGAGGGACCGGTCGATGGCTCCGGGGAACTCTCCATCGAACTCGAACTCGAGTGGGACGAGAACGCCGACGGTGGGACCGAGGGAGACGGCGAACTCCGGATCGAGTAA
- a CDS encoding NAD(P)-dependent oxidoreductase: MDVLVTGGMGYIGSALLPLLADAPDVDRIVVLDSLASGSPRHLLEARVDGDLDFRRGDVREYGNVENAMGGVDTVIHLAAITGAASTHDRRAETMAVNLEGTENVVNAARKLDVGNLVFASSCNNYGRAATTDIDETTEPDPLNPYAEAKVAAENIVAEFAGANGANATSLRMSTNYGFAPGVRFNLVVNHFVFRALTGRPLTVYGDGSNWRPFIHVRDAARAFAHAARNPESWSRDIYNVGSEAGNYRISEIAEIVSEEVAPVDVTYLEDEHPGPSYHVNFDRLEETGFEPEWTLRDGVGDLATVLRDRQEIDA, translated from the coding sequence ATGGATGTCCTCGTGACGGGCGGAATGGGATATATCGGCAGCGCCCTGCTGCCGCTGCTCGCCGACGCCCCCGACGTCGATCGGATCGTCGTGCTCGACTCGCTCGCCAGCGGGTCGCCACGCCATCTACTCGAAGCGCGCGTCGACGGCGATCTGGACTTCCGGCGCGGCGACGTCCGGGAGTACGGCAACGTCGAGAACGCGATGGGCGGCGTCGACACCGTGATCCACCTCGCGGCGATCACCGGTGCGGCGAGTACCCACGACCGCCGCGCGGAGACGATGGCGGTCAACTTGGAGGGCACGGAGAACGTCGTCAACGCGGCGCGGAAACTCGATGTCGGGAACCTCGTCTTTGCCTCCTCGTGTAACAACTACGGCCGCGCGGCGACGACCGACATCGACGAGACGACCGAGCCCGATCCGCTGAATCCCTACGCTGAGGCGAAAGTCGCCGCCGAGAACATCGTCGCCGAATTCGCTGGGGCGAACGGCGCGAACGCGACTTCCCTCCGGATGAGCACAAACTACGGGTTCGCCCCCGGCGTCCGGTTCAACCTGGTGGTCAATCACTTCGTCTTCCGGGCGTTGACCGGTCGGCCGCTGACGGTCTACGGCGACGGGTCGAACTGGCGGCCATTCATCCACGTCCGCGACGCAGCGCGGGCGTTCGCCCACGCAGCACGCAACCCCGAATCGTGGTCCCGGGACATCTACAACGTCGGCAGCGAGGCCGGCAACTATCGCATCAGTGAGATCGCCGAGATCGTCAGCGAGGAGGTTGCACCTGTCGACGTGACGTATCTCGAAGACGAACATCCCGGCCCCTCCTATCACGTCAACTTCGACCGCCTCGAAGAGACCGGGTTCGAGCCCGAATGGACGCTCCGTGATGGCGTTGGCGATCTTGCCACCGTCCTTCGCGACCGTCAGGAGATCGATGCATGA
- a CDS encoding STT3 domain-containing protein: protein MTDVEATTTELLAEKPDIADDLEELLDVDAAAETWTYEDVPFDSGTFGELVSRGIVEKREGEYTFADREGVRRALGVEQEADKGTARTSPGNRSGGIFEEVSLSDLRVERPVATLGLVGALTLVVLFRVLPWPAVFRGEDVVLSGNDPYYYRYLVHQLIEASGGPVDFSVFASLPEEVAHGEPLMIAMVSWASTLFGGTSAVGGVLAWFPVVSAVLTALLVYVLAVRLTEDRRVGIAAVALLAIMPGHAFRTGLGFADHHAFDYPWLALTALAVVSLVGRDRVDTRNWRTWAWGLALGIGVAGQTLAWDAGPLLVAPLGVFVALAVPSWVRAGRSPAREAAGFLSGLALAALVVLAAHTQWGWHTRVVALAPVLLVGGSVVLVGLGEAARRFEVSARSLLGGEVLIGGVGFAAVWTLFPDFVDELGRGVDFLVSTEGIAETTSIVSGELGSIVGPIFLFGFALFLALPYMGWALWRSSREFAPAWLLVGVYGWWFLLLSVIQIRFAGQLALFAAVFGGLGFVHVAAWVDLGAYPRPFSGSEESGSRGLASGEDVEETDDLEMPERRRALSLLGLGLGVGSLGILNTPIKHSQLLIDESMYEAAQFMREYSAEREWEYPENYVFSQWGRNRVYNWFVNGEARSYGYAQSNFGEFLASENGEEWYERLKDRAGFVVVQEGDMSNGGQAGTIYDQLWSDGFGIETSHYQAVWTDSEDSLQVFTLVPGARLTGPAPANSTVTIAVSAEIGGKSRSITMETDVDADGVYRETVPLPGTYEAEGTSVTVSEDDVQNGTRRSAFHDEGYTQ, encoded by the coding sequence ATGACTGACGTGGAGGCGACGACTACGGAACTCCTCGCGGAGAAGCCGGATATTGCGGACGATTTGGAAGAACTTCTCGACGTGGACGCCGCTGCAGAGACCTGGACCTATGAGGACGTGCCATTCGACTCGGGGACGTTCGGCGAGCTGGTCTCGCGTGGTATCGTCGAGAAGCGCGAGGGGGAGTACACGTTCGCGGATCGCGAGGGGGTTCGGCGGGCGCTCGGTGTGGAGCAGGAGGCTGACAAGGGGACGGCGAGGACTTCTCCGGGCAACCGATCAGGGGGTATTTTCGAGGAGGTGTCACTGTCGGACCTGCGCGTCGAGCGGCCGGTGGCCACGCTCGGGCTGGTCGGGGCGCTCACGCTGGTGGTTCTGTTCCGGGTGCTACCCTGGCCGGCGGTGTTCCGCGGCGAAGACGTCGTCCTCTCGGGAAACGATCCATACTACTACCGGTATTTAGTGCATCAGCTGATAGAGGCGAGTGGCGGGCCGGTGGACTTCTCGGTGTTCGCGTCGTTGCCCGAAGAGGTCGCCCATGGCGAGCCGCTGATGATCGCGATGGTGTCGTGGGCCTCGACGCTGTTCGGCGGGACATCGGCCGTCGGCGGGGTCTTGGCGTGGTTCCCCGTGGTCTCGGCGGTCCTAACGGCGTTGCTGGTGTACGTGCTTGCGGTGCGATTGACGGAGGACCGTCGCGTCGGTATCGCCGCCGTGGCGCTGCTGGCGATCATGCCCGGCCACGCCTTCCGGACCGGGCTCGGGTTCGCGGATCACCACGCCTTCGACTATCCCTGGCTGGCGTTGACGGCGCTGGCGGTGGTGTCGCTGGTGGGTCGCGATCGGGTGGACACTCGCAACTGGCGGACGTGGGCGTGGGGGCTGGCCCTGGGGATCGGTGTGGCGGGCCAGACGCTCGCCTGGGATGCCGGGCCGTTGCTGGTCGCGCCGCTGGGCGTGTTTGTGGCGCTGGCAGTGCCGTCGTGGGTGCGTGCAGGGCGATCGCCCGCTCGTGAGGCGGCGGGCTTCCTGAGCGGGCTGGCGTTGGCCGCGCTGGTGGTATTGGCGGCCCACACCCAGTGGGGCTGGCACACGCGGGTGGTCGCGCTCGCGCCCGTGTTGTTGGTGGGCGGGAGCGTCGTGCTCGTTGGACTGGGGGAAGCCGCCCGGCGGTTCGAAGTGTCGGCCCGGTCGTTGCTCGGCGGTGAAGTGCTGATCGGCGGAGTCGGGTTCGCGGCGGTCTGGACGCTCTTCCCGGACTTCGTCGACGAACTCGGGCGTGGTGTGGACTTCCTGGTCTCGACAGAGGGGATCGCCGAGACGACATCGATCGTCTCGGGTGAGCTGGGGTCGATCGTCGGGCCGATCTTCCTGTTCGGGTTCGCGCTCTTCCTCGCGCTGCCATACATGGGCTGGGCGCTCTGGCGGAGTTCCCGGGAATTCGCACCGGCGTGGTTGCTCGTGGGCGTCTACGGCTGGTGGTTCCTGTTGCTGTCAGTGATCCAGATTCGGTTCGCCGGACAGTTGGCGCTGTTTGCGGCGGTCTTTGGTGGATTGGGGTTCGTGCACGTGGCTGCGTGGGTGGATCTGGGGGCGTATCCACGGCCGTTCAGCGGGTCGGAAGAGTCCGGGAGTCGGGGGTTGGCTTCGGGTGAAGACGTCGAGGAGACGGACGATCTCGAGATGCCGGAACGACGTCGGGCGTTGTCGTTGCTGGGGCTCGGACTGGGTGTCGGGTCACTCGGTATTTTGAACACGCCGATCAAGCACTCGCAATTGTTGATCGACGAGTCGATGTACGAGGCAGCGCAGTTCATGCGGGAGTATTCTGCGGAGCGAGAGTGGGAGTATCCCGAGAACTACGTGTTCAGCCAGTGGGGGCGCAATCGGGTGTACAACTGGTTCGTGAACGGGGAAGCCCGGAGTTACGGGTACGCGCAGTCGAACTTCGGGGAGTTCCTGGCGTCGGAAAATGGCGAAGAGTGGTACGAGCGACTAAAGGATCGCGCCGGGTTCGTTGTTGTTCAAGAGGGGGACATGTCCAATGGCGGGCAGGCCGGGACGATCTACGACCAGCTCTGGAGTGACGGGTTCGGGATCGAGACGAGCCATTATCAAGCGGTGTGGACTGATTCGGAAGATTCATTGCAAGTGTTCACGCTCGTCCCTGGGGCCCGGTTGACGGGGCCTGCGCCGGCGAATTCGACAGTGACGATAGCGGTGTCAGCGGAGATCGGTGGAAAGTCGCGTTCGATCACGATGGAGACGGACGTCGATGCGGACGGTGTTTATCGGGAAACAGTCCCACTGCCAGGAACCTACGAAGCTGAAGGCACCAGCGTAACCGTTTCCGAGGACGACGTTCAAAACGGGACGCGTCGTTCAGCGTTCCACGATGAGGGGTATACCCAGTAG
- a CDS encoding PIN domain-containing protein — protein sequence MKVLDATFLIDYLDGVEATKAFYEAHGGENERWVMPVPAYAEALVGEGNLPSGDVDGARGALSWGETYAVDERTAVTAGEIADEVGSSGPYLDGLDALIAAVGRELDAPVVSGDSDLTHPETKHVIDVEEYREPEHDH from the coding sequence ATGAAGGTCCTCGACGCGACTTTTCTGATCGACTATCTGGACGGCGTCGAAGCGACCAAAGCGTTCTATGAGGCACATGGGGGCGAGAACGAACGCTGGGTGATGCCCGTTCCGGCCTACGCTGAGGCACTCGTCGGCGAGGGGAACCTGCCGAGTGGCGACGTCGACGGTGCTCGTGGAGCCCTCTCGTGGGGTGAGACGTACGCCGTCGACGAGCGGACGGCCGTGACAGCGGGGGAGATCGCGGACGAGGTCGGATCGAGTGGGCCGTATTTGGACGGCCTTGATGCGCTGATTGCCGCCGTCGGCAGGGAACTGGATGCGCCAGTGGTCTCCGGCGACAGTGACCTCACGCACCCAGAGACGAAGCACGTGATCGACGTCGAAGAGTATCGCGAGCCCGAACACGACCACTAA
- a CDS encoding endo-1,4-beta-xylanase, producing the protein MESDKTLRELADENDLTLGASITADAFRTYPDDPAVAQTLTREFNAVTTGNALKMGPLRPERYTYDFEDADAIVNLGVANDLLVRGHALVWHNQTPGWFYPWEYTDDQLRTFLRDHIHTVAGRYRGKVDVWDVVNEAVADDGTMRETAWYDAMGEEYIDLAFQWANEVAPDADLFYNDYGIDEINEKADGVYALLERLLDRGVPIDGVGLQMHAFRAQEYVTPEALGENIRRFKDLGLDVHVTEMDVAYDRENVPEDHLEHQAQYYRDILEACLDNGCDTLVTWGVHDTASWLRNYDQTITDDPLLFDEDFDPKPAYFAIKDLLESRV; encoded by the coding sequence ATGGAAAGCGACAAGACGCTTCGCGAACTGGCCGACGAGAACGACCTCACGCTCGGTGCAAGCATCACGGCAGACGCATTCAGGACGTACCCCGACGATCCGGCGGTCGCACAGACGCTCACGCGGGAGTTCAACGCCGTCACGACCGGCAACGCACTCAAGATGGGGCCGTTGCGCCCTGAGCGCTACACCTACGATTTCGAGGATGCCGACGCCATCGTGAACCTCGGAGTCGCAAACGACCTGCTGGTTCGGGGCCACGCGCTCGTCTGGCACAACCAGACCCCGGGGTGGTTCTACCCCTGGGAGTACACCGACGACCAGCTTCGGACGTTCCTCCGGGACCACATCCACACCGTCGCGGGACGCTATCGCGGGAAGGTCGACGTCTGGGATGTCGTCAACGAGGCCGTCGCCGACGACGGTACCATGCGCGAGACGGCGTGGTACGACGCGATGGGCGAGGAGTACATCGACCTGGCCTTCCAGTGGGCCAACGAGGTCGCGCCCGATGCCGACCTCTTCTACAACGACTACGGCATCGACGAGATCAACGAGAAGGCCGACGGGGTCTACGCACTCCTCGAACGCCTCCTCGACCGCGGTGTCCCCATCGACGGCGTCGGCCTCCAGATGCACGCCTTCCGTGCCCAGGAGTACGTGACGCCCGAGGCCCTCGGCGAGAACATCCGGCGGTTCAAAGACCTCGGGCTGGACGTCCACGTCACCGAGATGGACGTCGCCTACGATCGGGAGAACGTCCCCGAGGACCACCTGGAACACCAGGCCCAGTACTACCGCGACATCCTGGAGGCGTGTCTCGACAACGGCTGTGACACGCTGGTCACCTGGGGGGTCCACGACACGGCCTCCTGGCTGCGAAACTACGACCAGACGATCACCGACGACCCGCTGCTGTTCGACGAGGACTTCGATCCCAAGCCCGCCTACTTCGCGATCAAGGACCTGCTGGAGAGTCGGGTCTGA
- a CDS encoding antitoxin VapB family protein, producing MATADEQIRVSDRVKRELDRLRRENESYNDVLERVLDEEKLGDFYDGFGRWSDEEADRVREARRKSKEKRKQRLRERAVDTA from the coding sequence ATGGCCACCGCTGACGAGCAGATACGAGTGAGCGACCGGGTGAAGCGAGAACTCGACCGCCTCCGGCGGGAGAACGAGAGCTACAACGATGTGCTCGAGCGAGTCCTTGACGAGGAGAAGCTCGGTGACTTCTACGACGGGTTCGGTCGATGGTCCGACGAGGAAGCCGACCGCGTCCGTGAGGCCCGCCGCAAGTCAAAAGAGAAGCGAAAGCAGCGACTGCGAGAGCGAGCTGTGGACACGGCATGA
- a CDS encoding O-antigen ligase family protein, which translates to MTWNRPQILFSALLLAVVFSVQFPVPGVGSQFVSLNLSDLVALAIVIAFVVERSVADDWHISIPLPRITALYILATVWIVITVAVAVIREPVSVVASTFWTLKWLEILVVFVLAQQYRDEIDWRSIMSLLIGAALLISLAAIVETATTSGWNQPTVFWHNPNTLAVFLGLPSLLCLAFGAVEIQRRPRVGVLSLGLGLVLVLGVGATGSRSGVITLVVGATVAVILARRRISTPLLLGTASGGVLLGLGGLWLTDRFYLFRRFFPTITLQEGGIVFSGPGTNGLYTRYELVIDAIGLWSRQPVFGYGWMASPENPHVGYLDVLYSQLLVDVGLFGLVLVLALYLGIARAFIIRRADSSLALCVTGAGWLFGMLTAGIGGAHVRVPRLMFLLVIILAAAAHLSCRDR; encoded by the coding sequence ATGACCTGGAACCGTCCCCAGATTCTCTTTAGTGCCCTGCTACTCGCTGTCGTCTTTTCGGTCCAATTTCCCGTCCCTGGCGTCGGTTCCCAGTTTGTTTCGCTCAACCTCTCTGATCTCGTCGCTTTGGCCATCGTGATTGCTTTCGTCGTTGAGCGCTCGGTTGCTGACGATTGGCATATCTCGATTCCGCTGCCACGAATTACTGCATTGTACATCCTCGCGACTGTCTGGATCGTCATAACAGTCGCTGTTGCAGTCATTAGGGAACCTGTGTCTGTCGTCGCGAGTACCTTCTGGACCCTGAAATGGCTCGAAATTCTGGTCGTGTTCGTTTTGGCTCAGCAATACCGTGATGAGATCGATTGGCGTTCGATCATGTCTCTGCTGATTGGCGCGGCACTGCTCATATCACTCGCTGCGATCGTCGAAACGGCGACGACATCGGGTTGGAACCAGCCGACGGTATTCTGGCACAATCCAAATACTCTTGCCGTATTCCTTGGCCTGCCGAGCTTACTTTGTCTGGCTTTCGGTGCGGTCGAAATACAGCGTCGGCCCCGCGTCGGTGTCCTCTCGCTTGGTCTCGGACTCGTCCTCGTTCTCGGTGTGGGGGCAACGGGGTCTCGATCGGGCGTGATCACGCTCGTCGTCGGTGCGACTGTTGCCGTCATACTTGCCCGACGCAGGATTTCGACGCCACTTCTGCTCGGGACCGCTAGTGGAGGGGTGCTGCTGGGGCTCGGTGGGCTCTGGCTCACTGATAGATTTTATCTCTTTCGCCGGTTCTTTCCGACAATTACACTTCAAGAGGGTGGAATCGTCTTCAGTGGCCCGGGAACAAACGGGCTATACACCCGCTATGAGTTGGTTATCGATGCTATCGGACTGTGGTCACGACAGCCGGTCTTTGGCTATGGCTGGATGGCTTCCCCGGAGAACCCACACGTGGGGTATCTCGACGTTCTCTACTCGCAGTTGCTCGTCGACGTTGGCTTGTTCGGCCTCGTGCTCGTGCTCGCTCTCTACCTTGGAATCGCCCGGGCTTTCATCATCAGGAGAGCGGACTCCTCGCTCGCGCTCTGTGTGACCGGCGCCGGCTGGCTGTTCGGTATGCTTACAGCGGGTATCGGGGGCGCACACGTGCGTGTCCCTCGGCTGATGTTTCTACTGGTAATCATTCTTGCCGCCGCCGCTCATCTCTCCTGCCGGGACCGATAA
- a CDS encoding NAD(P)-dependent oxidoreductase, with protein sequence MTENDSFDPDEPLSIAVTGAAGFIGSRVLDRLQAAHPEWELTAIDNFYLGDVREVGDVTVEHVDVRNRDRLADALAGSDVVMHLAAISGVDDCTENADLAYETNVVGTHNVAWFCRQTGAALVFPFSMAVLGDPQSFPITVEQPRDPMNWYGRTKVLGEQAIETYADGAFPAHLFLKSNLYGSHQVGEQTVSKGTVINFFLGRLFDGETLTVYEPGTQARNYIHVKDIARAYVRSAERLEEQLAAGETGVERYEIASDEDPSVMTVAERIQSIAGEYGLDADVELVENPRAGDETLVSEFGVDTSAARERLGWEVRHTIEETVRERLDSRLS encoded by the coding sequence ATGACCGAGAATGACTCCTTCGACCCGGACGAACCGCTCTCGATCGCCGTCACCGGCGCGGCGGGCTTCATCGGCTCGCGCGTCCTCGACCGCCTCCAGGCGGCCCACCCGGAGTGGGAACTCACGGCGATCGACAACTTCTATCTCGGTGACGTTCGGGAAGTCGGCGACGTCACCGTCGAACACGTCGACGTCCGGAACCGCGATCGCCTCGCGGACGCACTCGCGGGGAGCGACGTCGTGATGCACCTCGCGGCGATCAGCGGCGTCGACGACTGCACCGAGAACGCCGACCTCGCCTACGAGACCAACGTCGTCGGGACGCACAACGTCGCGTGGTTCTGTCGCCAGACCGGGGCCGCACTCGTCTTTCCCTTCAGCATGGCCGTGCTGGGGGACCCCCAGTCGTTCCCGATCACCGTCGAGCAGCCACGCGACCCGATGAACTGGTACGGCCGGACGAAAGTGCTGGGCGAGCAGGCCATCGAGACCTACGCCGACGGCGCGTTCCCGGCCCACCTCTTCCTGAAGTCGAATCTCTACGGCAGCCACCAGGTCGGCGAGCAGACGGTCTCGAAGGGGACGGTCATCAACTTCTTCCTGGGCCGACTCTTCGACGGCGAGACGCTCACCGTCTACGAGCCGGGAACCCAGGCGCGCAACTACATCCACGTCAAGGATATCGCCCGGGCGTACGTCCGGAGCGCCGAACGCCTCGAAGAACAACTCGCCGCTGGCGAGACCGGCGTCGAGCGCTACGAGATCGCCAGCGACGAGGATCCAAGCGTCATGACCGTCGCCGAACGGATCCAGTCGATCGCCGGCGAGTACGGCCTCGACGCCGATGTCGAACTCGTCGAGAACCCGCGTGCCGGCGACGAGACGCTCGTCTCGGAGTTCGGCGTCGACACGAGCGCCGCTCGCGAGCGACTGGGCTGGGAGGTCCGTCACACCATCGAGGAGACTGTCCGGGAACGACTCGACTCCCGGCTGTCGTGA
- a CDS encoding NAD-dependent epimerase/dehydratase family protein gives MTIIVTGGDGHIGWPTALRIATRTDDRVLLVDNFARREWVEEVGSVSGVPITSIDERIEAAEAVHGITNLSFVEGDLVEKSFVDELLAVHEPDTIVHTAAQPSAPYSQINGERANYTQHNNMQATRNLLWGLEEHDLTDTHFIETTTTGVYGAPEFPIPEGGATMENQGEEDEVPFPAMAGSWYHLTKSHDAANMRLAHSQFDIPISDVRTAITYGTGTEETEADPRLATRFDFDYYFGVVAHRFAAQAVAGYPMTVYGKGEQRKPFIAMEDAVEGLAELALMDPDDRPDDHVVYNQVTRAISIVEVAETIADVAGEFDLDVDVKHYDNPRDEDETHKMEIENDRYADLIDGQGTTFEEGVRSILGTLVEHDDRITAHEDRFLPGVLTDDED, from the coding sequence ATGACGATCATCGTCACCGGCGGCGACGGACACATCGGCTGGCCGACAGCCCTGCGCATCGCGACGCGAACCGACGACCGCGTGCTCCTGGTCGATAACTTCGCACGACGGGAGTGGGTCGAGGAGGTCGGCTCCGTCAGCGGCGTCCCGATCACCTCGATCGACGAGCGCATCGAGGCCGCCGAGGCGGTCCACGGGATCACGAACCTCTCGTTCGTCGAGGGCGACCTCGTCGAGAAGTCCTTCGTCGACGAACTCCTGGCCGTCCACGAACCCGACACCATCGTGCACACGGCCGCCCAGCCGTCCGCACCCTACAGCCAGATCAACGGCGAGCGCGCCAACTACACCCAGCACAACAACATGCAGGCCACCCGGAACCTGCTGTGGGGCCTGGAGGAACACGACCTCACCGACACCCACTTCATCGAGACGACGACGACCGGCGTCTACGGCGCGCCGGAGTTCCCGATCCCCGAGGGCGGCGCGACGATGGAGAACCAGGGCGAAGAAGACGAGGTCCCGTTTCCGGCGATGGCGGGCAGCTGGTATCACCTCACCAAGAGCCACGACGCGGCGAACATGCGCCTCGCGCACTCGCAGTTCGACATCCCCATCTCGGACGTGCGGACCGCGATCACCTACGGCACAGGGACCGAAGAGACCGAGGCCGACCCGCGACTCGCGACGCGTTTCGACTTCGATTACTACTTCGGCGTCGTCGCCCACCGCTTCGCCGCCCAGGCCGTCGCCGGCTACCCGATGACCGTCTACGGCAAGGGCGAGCAGCGCAAACCCTTCATCGCGATGGAGGATGCCGTCGAGGGACTCGCAGAACTCGCGCTTATGGACCCCGACGACCGCCCGGACGACCACGTCGTCTACAACCAGGTCACGCGCGCGATCTCGATCGTCGAGGTCGCCGAGACCATCGCCGACGTCGCCGGCGAGTTCGATCTCGACGTCGACGTCAAACACTACGACAACCCCCGCGACGAGGACGAGACCCACAAGATGGAGATCGAGAACGACCGCTACGCCGACCTCATCGACGGGCAGGGCACGACCTTCGAGGAGGGCGTCCGGTCGATCCTGGGAACCCTGGTCGAACACGACGACCGGATCACGGCCCACGAGGATCGGTTCCTCCCGGGTGTGCTGACAGACGACGAGGACTGA